One Sphingomonas sp. JUb134 DNA segment encodes these proteins:
- the tnpA gene encoding IS66-like element accessory protein TnpA produces the protein MVGRVSGRRSWSDAEKLEILAEAFRPGVRVRDVIARREVSSSLIYTWRKQARLGKLGGVAPALPAFAEVRVADVAAPAPQPATSTSGLICIEFPGGVRVSVDGSVDAGALARVLSVLR, from the coding sequence GTGGTCGGCCGGGTATCGGGCCGACGGAGCTGGTCGGACGCGGAGAAGCTGGAGATCCTGGCCGAGGCGTTCCGGCCGGGCGTGCGGGTCCGTGATGTCATCGCCCGGCGCGAGGTGTCGAGCAGCCTGATCTATACGTGGCGCAAGCAGGCGCGGCTGGGCAAGCTGGGCGGGGTCGCGCCTGCGCTGCCGGCATTCGCCGAGGTGCGCGTGGCCGATGTCGCCGCACCTGCGCCGCAGCCGGCGACATCCACGTCTGGCCTCATCTGCATCGAATTTCCGGGTGGCGTCCGAGTGAGCGTGGACGGGTCGGTGGACGCCGGCGCGCTGGCGCGAGTGTTGTCGGTGCTGCGTTGA
- a CDS encoding phosphate-starvation-inducible PsiE family protein, translating into MNVNRKTSFQILLDEWRLLNFYGRFEQVVALILSAVIAVIIVVSLIQLIGAVFTLLIMGGFNPIDHRIFQSVFGMVMNLLIAMEFKHSIVRVALRQDNIIQVKTVLLIALIALARKFVILDPEVGAEKIAALAATTVALGLTYWLLRERDDRTSPESLPPKSYMQ; encoded by the coding sequence ATGAACGTGAATCGCAAAACGTCTTTCCAGATCCTGCTGGATGAATGGCGATTGCTCAACTTCTATGGACGCTTCGAGCAGGTCGTCGCGCTCATCCTGTCTGCGGTAATCGCAGTTATCATCGTGGTCTCGTTGATCCAGCTAATCGGCGCTGTCTTTACGCTCCTCATCATGGGCGGCTTCAATCCGATCGACCATAGGATCTTCCAGAGCGTGTTTGGCATGGTCATGAACTTGCTAATCGCGATGGAGTTCAAGCATTCAATCGTTCGTGTCGCGCTGCGCCAGGATAATATCATCCAGGTCAAGACCGTCCTCCTGATCGCTCTAATCGCACTTGCGCGCAAATTCGTCATACTGGACCCGGAGGTTGGCGCGGAAAAGATTGCCGCGCTGGCGGCCACTACGGTGGCGCTTGGCTTGACCTACTGGCTTCTGCGCGAACGAGATGATCGAACGTCGCCTGAGAGCTTACCCCCCAAGTCTTACATGCAATAA